A segment of the Odontesthes bonariensis isolate fOdoBon6 chromosome 8, fOdoBon6.hap1, whole genome shotgun sequence genome:
cgctgcagagtGACTGATGTTGTTctcactcaggtccagttctgtcagatgggaggggttggacttcagagcagagaccagagaagcacagctgatctttgacAACCTGCAGCccctcaatctgaataaagaatgaaacatgtgagctgaagccagcaggatgcaggttaaaacagtccaacagaacaagtgaaaaagagctctcattaatattaatgacaacatgctgctgcttcaataaagacggagtgacttcagctcttaaactctgccagctccaccagtggctccatccatacaaactcatgttgtgcagccaaatgattcaagtttcaaagaaaacaaacatgtcaggaggaactttggagcaaatgggaacaaactgatagaaatggagatcaggttcactgttttattgaaggttaaaggcacaaaaacatggtgcagtgatgtttaatggaatcatggaatcaaacttctttaaagagtcgacagcagcagaacttgttactgtgacttgttgtgtttgaatatctcagtcagtccaaacattacagagccttagaaaagtgttggaactatccagaggtggactgattgatcagtttggctgattaatggatgctgatggacgctttgactaactatcagaatcagtggagtttgaggctgatggttgggagacctcccccatctccagcaggaagctacaaagctgaagtcaaggaggagtcagagtgttaagttcagtgtttccattcagtctttaaacatcacagcttccatcagagtcacatgatttagaagcagacagaaacacagccgGCAGCAGCTCAGCTTAGAGACTTATttcaggaaatccaaacactggacCAATGAGCAGATCAGTACAGATGCTCGCTACCAAAGCAGAAACTAAAAGATGGATCTTCTGCTGTTATCGGCTCATCCTGTTTTGTTACTGATGATCTCAGCTCAGCAAAGAACACCATGTGAGCAAAGCATCTTCTCACACTGACAGTCAGCTGTTTTGCCGGAGTGAACAGGGCAgacctctaaataaggcattatctgtcttcatttcaccaatactttaagaccaatgactgaatgaacgcgtactattgcactgttagctcagagctgccatgttgttgttatttgggGCTATTGGGGGCTTTCTATACACACGTCTAGTGGCGCGGCACGCGtcgatgatgtcatcccacTGTATTGTGTAAGCCcggttcactcccgttatatggatatacgcggatctcgagtgatatAAATAGTGTCCGAAGGacgctgactttcaccaaactgttatcagtgagaagatgaacgtattttatgctaGAAATAAagttcaggtttaaaaaaacgaacttcccctttaaggcccTCGGCCTCTGGAGAAGTCACTCAACCTCCCTTCTTCATGCAAAGTTGAGTGTGTCATCACCCAGCAAGGATTGGCTCTTTTAGCCCTTCTGCCCTAAATTCCTCAGGTTTATCTTGTCTTTTTAATCCCCTTGGTCCCTCAATAAGCCTTTAAACTCCAACTTagcatgtggaaatatttcatgtTCCTCTCCTCTAACCCTAGCCGAGCGGGGCTCTGTAGCTGCAGCCTTTGTGTGTCACTCTGCAGATCGCCATGCTTTCTGTAGGACTGACAGacctttcttccaagaaatgAATACAGAAAGGacaacttgtttttctcttataTTGACTCACTTTAAAAATTTTCCACAGAGAAGTACATTCCACGCGTCAATGATGTCATCccactgtattgtctatgcccggTTCCCTCCCGTTATAGAGTTTAAAAAGCTTAAACTGcactttggttatttatttatttatttttaaagtttcatgttcatgttcaaaaCGGACAGCAAAACTAAATCTACACTTCAGGACGTACTGTGATAGAAAAAATCTGATCCTTTATGCTCATATAATCATTTCTACTTCTGTGTAACTGCTTATGTTGACACATGCATGAGATTAATAGCTGCACTCGGGAGATCACCACTGTCCGCTCTAAGAACTGAGTGTCCCACAGCCTGGGCGGTATCAACACCATTATCTGCTCCCAGCAGGACAGAAGGAAATGTCTCATGCATAGATGCAAGCATCCGTCTTCTCTGCCCTATAAAAGCTTCCTGAGAGCTCTGCATCTctgaacatttgcatcacagcttCTGTATGTAAACGTTCCCTTACTGCAGGATAATTAATGTCCTCTGCTTTTGAATTTCAGACAGTATTCCTAAGTATTCTTATTCATGCTGACATACTGAAAACATGCAGTCATCATGACTCTGAGGAGTCTGGGGAGGAAATATCTGataaaaacagcaacatttctgTGGACTGTGGGGAGCTGCTTTTGGACAGCTTCTAGATTTAGTCtgataaaaagctgtaaaatgtccttttttgttccattttaaTATTAGGAGTCAGACTGGGTGAGCAGTACGACTTGCAGATCCTGATTTTAGTCATCTACAGACATCTGTTAATAAAAGTCACTTGGACATGATGTTTTCCCCATTGTGTTCAAACATGTCTTATTCACTTCCAGTAACACTTAGAAGGATTCTGTCTGTCTGGGAAATACATTCAGCTTCTGATTCACTAAAGGATTATGTGGCTTTGTGGCCCGTTAAATGGCAGCAAACCAGAGGCTGCACATCTGTCTAATTCACAAAGGGTCAGGTTCACCTCAAACCCAATAACCATACAGATATCATCACTGTGTTCCAGTGCAGTGTGTCCACATTTAAAGGAGGTTTGATGCTCACATTTAGAGGAAAAAACAGCTCATATTTCTGTAAAGTAGTTTACTTTGGGtatgtgatggagctgtgtttTAGGATAAATCTACAGGAATGGAAAGGAGTAAAAGAGCACTTTGGTATTTCTTTAAACTGTGTGCGTTATATTTCATTATCAGTTATTTAAGCCAGATAATCAAAAGGCAGAACAGATCAACCTGTTTCATTGATCAAGGTACCTGGAAGctgtttttaatccatttaagccagaattatatcagctctcagctgaaaaggtcatgaatccttacctgagttttttcagtctgcagtttggactcttcagtccagcagaaagctgcttcactcctgaatcctgcaggttgttgttactcaggtccagttctgtcaggctggaggactgggagctgagagctgaggacagagctgcacatccttcatctgagaggttacagccatccagtctgaggaggaaatgagatggaaggaaataactTGATCCAATAATCAATTAAACTACATTCGAATTTCATTAGTGGAAGAATTCTGTTTCCCTGTTCGTTTCTGTTTATACCTATatggaaataaagtaaaaacatcaaataaaagaagctaaatagagttgttttctctgttaataAGTCAAGaatgtatttaaaaagaaatatatctgtgtttgtacgtacagagctttgttggaggctttgaccactggcagcagcctcagaagagcctcctctgaagcagagtatttcttcaggtcaaactcatccagatcttttcctgatgacagtaagatgaagaccagagctgaccactgagcaggagacagtttatctgtggagagacttcctgaactcagggcctgttggatctcctccaccagagaacgatcattcagttcattcagacagtggaacagattgatgcttctctctgcagacagattctcactgatcttctgcttgatgtaatcgactgtttcctgattggtctgtgagctacttcctgtctgtgtcagcaggcctcgtaggagcctctgattggtctgcagggaaagacccaggaggaagcggaggaccaggtccaggtgtccatttggactctctaaggccttGTTCACAGCACTCTGATGGAGATGTTTTAGTTTTGGTTTCTTAAAAAATGAAGGCCTCTCAGGTCGTTCATCTTCTCCCATCAGGTTGACTCCAGAattgatgaaggtcagatgcacatgaagagcagccagaaactcctgaacactcagatggatgaagcagaacaccttctcctggtacagccctctctcctctctaaagatctgtgtgaacactcctgagtacactgaggctgctgagatatcgatgccacactctgtcaggtctgattcatagaagatcaggtttcctttctgcagctgcttaaaagccagttttcccagagactcaatcatctccctgctctctggactccagtgtggatctgtctcagctcctccatcatacttgagcttcttcactttggcctgaaccaccaggaagcggatgtacatctcagtcagggtgctgggcagctctcctccctctctggtttccaacacatcctccagaactgtagcagtgatccagcagaagactggcatgtggcacatgatgtggaggcttcgggatgtctggatgtgggagatgatcctgctggcctgctcctcatctctgaatctcttcctgaagtactcctccttctgtgggtcagtgaaccctctgacctctgtcaccatgccaacacagtcaggagggatctgattggctgctgcaggtcgtgtggttatccagaggcgagcagagggaagcagcttccccctgatgaggtttgtcagcagcacatccactgaggtgggctctgtagcatcagtcaggggctcctcgctgtggaagtccagaggaagtcgacactcatccagaccgtcaaagatgaacacaacctggaactcttcaaagctgcagattcctgcttttttaacttcattaaagaagtgatgaacaagttccaccaagctgaactttctctctttcaacacattcagctctctgaaagtgaatggaaacatgagctggatgtcctggttggctttgccttcagcccagtccaaagtgaacttctgtgttaagactgttttcccaatgccagccactccctttgtcatcactgctctgattggttcatctcttccaggtgggcctttaaagatgtcttcttgtctgatggatgtttctgctctgcctgctttcctggatgctgcttcaatctgtctgacctcatgttcatcattgacctctccggtccctccctctgtgatgtagagctctgtgtagatctgattcagaagggttggctttcctgctttaggaatcccctcaaacacacactggaacttcttcttcagagcagatttaactttacgtccacaaactgcagcaaaaagctctgaataaagacaagaaataacatcagtaaacagacatgtaaaccctgtacagaatgagtatctgaacatctgctgttctgtgtgctgagacatcagtaaatgtgtcgtttatccagcaggttaaatCTTTAGAGGaatcctcttactgctctgcagacggtcagccagctcctcctgcttcattctcctcaggaagtgaactgtgatcttcactaatgcctctctgctgctcctctgctcttcatcctcaccctccctctgactctctaagcattctgggtaatctggactcagaaccttctgcatcttcttcagttcctccttcacaaaagtgagcatgttgtcctccagcagctggaacagaaaactatatgaatgagccaatccgactgaaaccatggagccaaacatcagatccatgttagacacactgacaacccactggtctacagagtgcagcatggagatggctgtgagcagaacagatgggaaagtagttgttgtgcatgtacagaccataaatatggagtccagctgtgtttggtgctgctgggcagacggaccactgggaccctctgagctctgctggtccactctgtggaggaatcatgaagaatgagCTCACATTCTGTCTGTCCACACAGAGACCAACACAAGGTGAAGCTCCATGAAGGGATGTGTGGGTGTGAGCAGTGAATCAGAGGACTCCCTGTAGTGGGAAAGCTTTACTGGTCCTGCTGATCCCACTGAGAACCAACAGCTCAGTCTGCAGCTGCTTGGAGCTTTCAGCTCACTTTGGTTGGGTCCCAGCAGCTCTCACCAACGCCTTCAGAAAGCTTTCCCTCCCTGCTGAAGTGCCCTGGAGCAAGGCAGCCGGAGCCAGTGTGTgctgggatcagactggttgTACTGGGCAGCTCCCAGTGTGAAGGCCTCAGACGATGACTGTACAACATCATCTGATGATAGTTTCCCAAAGACGGGAGACAAACTTTCATTGTAGCTTCCAAAGCTGTGTTTAGTTCAGTGGAAGAAGCAGAGTTCCTGTCTGTTTACCAAGTTTCATTTCAACCTCTCAGGACAAACTTTTGTTCTGTAGCTCACTAATTTGATCTTCTCAAAGCTTTAAGCAGCTAACCAGCACCCTGCTGACTGTTCCTCTGCTGAACCTGGAACACATCacacctccatcagctccatgtgTTCCAGACGTTCAGGTTTTAATTCTAAATAAATCTGTCTGTCCTCCGCTTCTGATGAACAAACTGTTTGGAACCCATTCAAAGTTAACCCAAAGATCATTTTCTGTATCACACAtgttgaaaatgtgtcatttaaatCAACACAAACGCACAGATACAAATATCAATTCTGATAAGTGTGTGAAGGTTCAAACTCTAATGATTAAATCTGTTATCCTCTACTTGGTAATGTCAGAACAGAAGTCCATCCAGACTAATAAAAAGTTTCACTTTACATGAGGACAACTAATCAGTTGCTCAGTCATGACTCAGATAAACTGccccaaaaccaaacagatcaGAGCTGCTAACATGATGTAGGAGCATCAATACTGACTCCCTCACAGGGGGTATCCATGTAACCATCATCAGCTGATGATATGACACCTCCTGGAGTTGGAAATAGCAGCAGGTTACTATTGGAACTAATGAGCTGCTCATCCCGCATTAGAGCAGACAAACACATGTAAAGCAGCTTTGCTTCATGGTTCACAACCAGAAAAAGAGTACAGTTACCCATCAGGCTCAGGGATGAGTCTCACCCCCAAACAGAGGAGTTTACAAACATCTTGTTCATGAGTGATGATGACAAACTGGAGTAGGAGAGATTTTGGGTTTAGTCAGCAGCAATGAGGGCGCTGTGCCATTCTGTTGTGGTGAAGAGGGATGTTAGGACCCGGCTCTGCTCGGGACAGCAGCCTTCttactgtgaggtgacggtgctaaccaccacaccaccaagcAGGCCCCAACATGGACTCCTTTCTTTAATTATCTTTGTATGAGAGACTGAAAGAAATgtgtatcatttttattttgagcAAAGTTTAACTGTGGCAGCAGGTGATGGAGGGCTGGGAACAAAATCTATCTGTCCTCCTCCATCCAGCAGCACCTGCCGCCTGAGTGGAAGTTCCTGCCTACACTGTGTTAGAGCCAAAGCACAAAGGCGACCCCTGctggaccagctgctgtcctgcagacactcagaaacacctcctCCAACATCATTCTTTCCCCTCTCTGACTGCTGTGTTtgtggaaaacatccaacacacTCCGCTTCACACGTAAACATAGAAATGGATGTgaagcagagctgagctcacattaaacacatgttggaggaaaaactgttcaaactgactctgcTGTATTTTACTCTGTTACAACATTTACACTCTGCTCACCTGTTAAAGGATGAACGTTGGTCTGATTTGAAGTAAAGAGGATGACCCTTTGACTGgtcgctcttaaaggacacacagctgggttcaggttcaggttcaggtttggATCTGAGAGAAAAACATTTGTTCTATTAAAACTCACAGATTTCCTGAAATTTAACCACaataaaaacactgttttaataaaGGCTGTGAGACTAAACATATAATTACAGACCTGGTGGACCAAATTGTTAAGAAAtatgaataaagtattaaaaCATCAAAGATCTGAACCATTATAACTAATTAATTTTACACCAATAATGTCTTCCTTTGACCAGGGACTCTTTCAGGACACACAGCTGTAATCAGCTCTGAGTCTCTGATGGActctgacagaaaaacacttcTTTTATTAAAACAGACATGTCCAAGAAAAGTCTCCTTCGCTGTTTCATCAAACTCAGAAATACACGATGActggaaaaacaacagaatactTTCAATATATTAGACTCCCAGTAAAAATCCATCAATGTTGTTTCCATGGAGACTCATCTCTTAATAAGAGGAGCAGCCAATGAGGTAAACCCTTTTACAGCCTGATAAGAGATCCAAATCAGTCTCCAGATGAGAATCCTCTAAAAGACTTCAGTTACATCTCTGACCACCTGTAACTCTGTCATCAAGAGGGAAAACAATTTTGGCTTTCCTGAAACCATTTCACTGACCAGTTAGTAACTCATCACTGAGACAGCTTTCTGTATTATTAATGTTGAACATGTGTCATTTAAATCAACACAAACGAACAGACACACATCAATGCTGataagtgtgtgaaaaactgttcaaactgactctgctacattttactctgttacaaCATTTACACTCTGCTCACCTCTTAAAGGATGGATGTTGGTCTGATTTGAAGTAAAGAGGAAGACCCTTTGACCGGTCACTCTTAAAGGACAaacagctgggttcaggttcaggttcgggttcaggttcaggttctggttcagattctggttctggttctggttctggttcaggttcaggttctggttcaggttcaggttcaggttcaggttctggttcaggttctggttcaggttctggctCAGGTTCAGGTGGgttcctgtgaataaaggtggtttggtgatgtgagtgctgagc
Coding sequences within it:
- the LOC142385901 gene encoding protein NLRC3-like, which codes for MLLEDNMLTFVKEELKKMQKVLSPDYPECLESQREGEDEEQRSSREALVKITVHFLRRMKQEELADRLQSKLFAAVCGRKVKSALKKKFQCVFEGIPKAGKPTLLNQIYTELYITEGGTGEVNDEHEVRQIEAASRKAGRAETSIRQEDIFKGPPGRDEPIRAVMTKGVAGIGKTVLTQKFTLDWAEGKANQDIQLMFPFTFRELNVLKERKFSLVELVHHFFNEVKKAGICSFEEFQVVFIFDGLDECRLPLDFHSEEPLTDATEPTSVDVLLTNLIRGKLLPSARLWITTRPAAANQIPPDCVGMVTEVRGFTDPQKEEYFRKRFRDEEQASRIISHIQTSRSLHIMCHMPVFCWITATVLEDVLETREGGELPSTLTEMYIRFLVVQAKVKKLKYDGGAETDPHWSPESREMIESLGKLAFKQLQKGNLIFYESDLTECGIDISAASVYSGVFTQIFREERGLYQEKVFCFIHLSVQEFLAALHVHLTFINSGAFIF